The following proteins are encoded in a genomic region of Nicotiana sylvestris chromosome 4, ASM39365v2, whole genome shotgun sequence:
- the LOC104226117 gene encoding uncharacterized protein has product MESMYSNQVWDLVEPSTGLKPIGCRWIYKNKREVDGKVQTFKARLVAKGFTQKEGIDYEETFSPVAMLKSIRILLSIVAHYNYEIWKMDVKTTFLNGSLDECIYMNDLLMFAKGEIISMQLLQEKFKIFRKASGLIANQSKSAIYYRGVAEITTRISSWTAKKLSYAGRVQLVKSVLFGIQSYCAQLFIIPAKVMKAIEGYCRSYIWSGTNEITKKSLVAWSKICLPKTAGGLNLTNLRLWNKVAIIRTCWDLKNKKEILWIKWIHEYYIKSQTLESMTIPLQASWMVKKILKARENLGYVQPEDMKNKSMIRNIYLKMVGELPKVTWKNIMCNNEARPKARFITWLQQQNRLLTATRLEKWGIQVDSRCVMCKTVAETRDHLFVKCPIRRYIWQKIMQWIQITWRNLNTWNQMQHWIEQNTKGKSAKSRIVKMIYTEYVYAIWMERNKRIFEQKETIEDTVAREIAYICHVRASSTTKRMLQHCKFPR; this is encoded by the exons ATGGAGTCCATGTACTCCAATCAAGTCTGGGATCTTGTAGAACCATCTACTGGTCTCAAACCCATAGGTTGTAGATGGATCTATAAGAATAAGAGAGAAGTGGATGGAAAAGTGCAAACTTTTAAAGCTAGGCTTGTTGCAAAAGGGTTTACTCAAAAAGAAGGGATCGATTATGAGGAAACTTTTTCGCCGGTAGCCATGCTTAAATCCATTAGGATTCTCTTATCCATTGTTGCTCATTACAATTATGAGATCTGGAAAATGGATGTCAAGACCACTTTTCTAAATGGAAGTCTTGATGAGTGCATCTATATGA ATGACCTCTTAATGTTTGCTAAGGGGGAAATAATTTCAATGCAGCTGCTACAGGAAAAATTCAAGATATTCAGAAAAGCTTCAGGGCTAATAGCAAATCAATCCAAGAGTGCAATATATTATAGAGGAGTTGCAGAG ATCACAACAAGAATATCATCATGGACTGCAAAGAAATTATCATACGCAGGGAGAGTACAGTTGGTGAAATCAGTATTGTTTGGCATCCAATCATATTGCGCACAATTATTCATTATTCCAGCTAAGGTGATGAAAGCAATTGAAGGATATTGTAGAAGTTACATCTGGTCAGGAACCAATGAAATCACCAAGAAATCATTGGTAGCTTGGAGCAAGATATGTTTGCCTAAAACAGCAGGAGGTCTGAATCTCACTAACCTCAGATTGTGGAACAAAGTTGCCATAATTAGAACTTGCTGGGATTTGAAGAACAAAAAAGAAATTCTATGGATTAAATGGATCCATGAATACTACATAAAATCTCAAACACTGGAGAGTATGACTATCCCTCTACAAGCTAGTTGGATGGTCAAGAAGATACTCAAGGCAAGAGAGAATCTAGGATATGTACAACCAGAAGATATGAAGAATAAAAGTATGATCAGGAATATCTATCTGAAAATGGTTGGGGAGCTGCCTAAAGTAACATGGAAAAATATCATGTGTAACAATGAAGCAAGACCAAAGGCAAGGTTTATCACTTGGTTGCAGCAGCAAAACAGATTACTAACAGCTACAAGATTAGAAAAATGGGGAATTCAAGTGGATAGTCGATGTGTCATGTGCAAAACAGTAGCAGAAACAAGAGATCATTTATTTGTTAAATGCCCAATAAGAAGATATATATGGCAGAAGATTATGCAATGGATACAGATCACCTGGAGAAATTTGAATACATGGAACCAAATGCAACACTGGATAGAACAGAACACCAAAGGGAAGTCTGCCAAATCAAGAATAGTAAAGATGATATACACAGAATATGTGTATGCAATCTGGATGGAAAGGAACAAAAGGATTTTTGAGCAAAAGGAGACTATAGAGGACACAGTGGCTAGAGAGATTGCATATATTTGTCATGTTCGAGCTAGTAGTACTACTAAGAGGATGTTGCAACACTGTAAATTTCCTAGGTAG